A section of the Sebastes fasciatus isolate fSebFas1 chromosome 21, fSebFas1.pri, whole genome shotgun sequence genome encodes:
- the mynn gene encoding myoneurin — MAQITNHGKLLLQRLHQQREMDFLCDITIMVRDVEFRAHRNILAAFSKYFSSQAEKGQDVTTLDPDKVSRYALEKLLEFIYTGQMNLSSTRQAAVRRAAVFLGISEAMKYLVETPHWSELSETSQSEMDKEAGLSPPSPASHGSPSSPLPLSIISVVGDCQEEGMASGKQADEANDVDMEEGERSDAEYTPTTPKSVGRGQGRKRGRKPKSVSVEQVEASGSVEGTPKTQGYRGRGRGRGRGRGRGRGRGRGRGAIKSEDLSIEDSDGSVKDFGDFSEDWSPSQDDDNPPKKPRLSSVEGRRGRGRPRGRGRGRGRGRGRRKTVVEEEEEEEEEEEEDEEEEEEEGESGGAGTDYEGEEGEAEAGEQDPSEMDELSLSCTECNKLFKDVSSLRRHEKIHEGLKPFVCIFCSKNFRQATQLKTHLRIHTGEKPFNCSECDKCFAQKCQLVAHRRMHHGEEKPYTCERCGFKFATSSNYKIHIRLHSGEKPYVCDICGQAFAQSSTLTYHKRRHTGEKPYQCDLCGMSFSVSSSLIAHARKHTGETPYKCAQTQCDASFVTSSELKKHMRRLHPEGNNGVQCLLCGNRFASVKNMIKHQEKAHADEVRQHKERARAVVLLASSHPVAFVQGKLTQENKGMASIPEGGEPANPEPTTPNPKDPTPEATAATDDSTNTTAIIQDFKAEPAHSDISAAGGDQVTFEPDPEQTINSDTLHALVEQLRPPPSPAQSLEQIVIIRTVDNGEHNAPQQ, encoded by the exons ATGGCTCAGATTACTAATCACGGTAAGCTGCTCCTGCAGCGCTTACATCAGCAGCGAGAGATGGACTTCTTGTGCGATATAACCATAATGGTGCGAGACGTGGAGTTCAGAGCCCACCGCAACATCCTGGCTGCGTTCAGCAAGTACTTCTCCTCCCAGGCCGAGAAGGGTCAAGACGTCACGACCTTGGACCCCGATAAGGTCAGCCGGTACGCTCTGGAGAAGCTTCTGGAGTTTATCTACACTGGACAGATGAACCTCAGCAG CACCAGACAAGCAGCGGTGCGTCGAGCGGCTGTGTTCCTGGGAATATCTGAGGCCATGAAGTATCTGGTTGAAACCCCCCACTGGTCCGAGCTGAGCGAAACGTCCCAGTCAGAGATGGATAAAGAAGCTGGTCTCTCTCCTCCCAGTCCGGCCTCTCACGGCTCCCCCAGCTCACCACTTCCCCTGTCTATTATCTCCGTTGTTGGGGACTGTCAGGAGGAGGGGATGGCTAGCGGAAAGCAGGCCGATGAGGCCAACGAtgtagacatggaggagggagaaaggagTGATGCCGAGTACACCCCTACTACGCCGAAGAGCGTTGGGAGAGGGCAGGGAAGGAAGAGAGGCAGAAAGCCGAAGAGTGTTAGTGTCGAACAGGTGGAGGCGAGCGGCTCGGTTGAGGGCACGCCCAAAACTCAGGGCTacagggggagggggagaggcCGAGGCCGAGGGAGAGGCCGAGGAAGAGGCAGGGGGAGAGGCAGAGGTGCAATTAAAAGTGAAGATCTTTCTATTGAAGATTCTGACGGGAGCGTGAAGGATTTCGGGGACTTCTCTGAAGACTGGAGCCCCTCTCAGGACGACGACAATCCGCCCAAGAAGCCTCGACTGAGCAGCGTAGAGGGGCGGCGAGGGCGAGGCCGGCCGAGGGGccgaggcagagggagaggcagGGGGCGAGGCAGGAGGAAGAccgtggtggaggaggaggaagaagaagaagaagaagaagaagaagatgaagaagaagaagaagaagaaggggagaGCGGCGGGGCGGGGACAGATTacgagggggaggagggggaggccGAGGCCGGGGAGCAGGATCCGTCGGAGATGGACGAGCTGTCGCTGTCGTGCACCGAGTGCAACAAACTGTTTAAAGACGTGAGCAGCCTGCGCCGACACGAGAAGATCCACGAGGGCCTGAAGCCGTTCGTCTGCATCTTCTGCTCCAAAAACTTCAGACAAGCTACCCAGCTGAAGACACACCTGCGCATACACACAG gCGAGAAGCCGTTTAATTGCTCCGAATGTGACAAGTGTTTTGCTCAGAAGTGTCAGCTGGTGGCTCACCGCCGGATGCACCATGGAGAGGAGAAGCCCTACACCTGCGAGCGCTGCGGCTTCAAGTTCGCTACCTCGTCCAACTACAAAATACACATCAG ACTTCACAGCGGGGAAAAACCGTACGTCTGTGACATCTGCGGTCAGGCGTTCGCTCAGTCCAGCACGTTGACCTACCACAAGCGACGCCACaccggagagaaaccgtacCAGTGTGATCTGTGCGGCATGTCGTTCTCCGTCTCTTCGTCTCTTATCGCTCACGCACGGAAACACACAG GCGAGACTCCGTACAAATGTGCACAGACGCAATGTGACGCAAGCTTTGTGACGTCTTCCGAACTGAAGAAACACATGAGGCGACTTCACCCAG AGGGGAACAACGGCGTGCAGTGTCTGCTGTGTGGAAACCGGTTCGCCAGTGTAAAGAACATGATCAAACACCAGGAGAAGGCTCACGCTGATGAAGTGCGGCAACACAAGGAGAGAGCCAGAGCAG tcgTGCTCCTGGCGTCCAGTCATCCCGTGGCGTTTGTCCAGGGCAAACTCACCCAGGAAAACAAAGGCATGGCTTCTATCCCGGAAGGCGGCGAGCCGGCCAACCCCGAACCAACCACCCCCAACCCCAAAGACCCCACGCCAGAGGCAACCGCCGCCACTGATGACTCCACTAACACCACCGCCATCATTCAGGACTTCAAGGCGGAGCCCGCGCACTCCGACATCAGCGCCGCCGGCGGCGACCAGGTGACCTTCGAACCCGACCCGGAGCAGACCATCAACTCGGACACCCTCCACGCTCTGGTGGAGCAGCTGCGGCCGCCGCCCTCCCCCGCCCAGAGCCTGGAGCAGATCGTCATCATCAGGACGGTGGACAACGGCGAACACAACGCTCCTCAGCAGTGA